A stretch of Novipirellula artificiosorum DNA encodes these proteins:
- a CDS encoding FtsK/SpoIIIE domain-containing protein — translation MKDSSVRPTGLLDPRRQQRLLAALSQRFLSSLHDHHALLETQADQSSELEKELLAVRTEKTADCRSERREMLQAWDDADEKLIGRYESFAIQNRQEQNRLTAVYRRKTAEGKEAIERKYVARCDAIQHQYDKRKDRPGQQRDREVAEIDRSLHAIDTEVAAVRELTIQRLDHLPDLPPADSSDDDLGVAVPKSVGESIEAIHHLTERCRSVAQQMHAGLASKVVDSYILPSCVAIVCVLWAILVFLFGPRPPWVTIMGGVALAVVIGFLVFFVFLWPLKKMTRQLYPAVERILQAADRSADQGRGIAARIASDSEADLLSTRNNHLAMAVRWKNEQLQQLETALEIEREHARIALIESLQTENQRFKTERHQMSETMHGKADAVAQHISVELADVDQQLNHRRQLASAQRERERTHLVRRLEHGVRGGLARIDEIQQHVRRRFPAWQQVIEQHASPADGTDFIPIGTLRVGESLRSVLEDRGADHDEQDRPLSEVRAAITEVDVPEALPVVLHRRLHSALVITAPPSSMAGAIEMAHQVLWRLLTGTPAARCKLTLIDPLGRGQNFTSFMALADHDPSLVGHRVWTSDAQINERLSELSQHVEDVLQASLRDRFQRIEDYNALAGSMAEPYRAIAAIGFPEGLNREGYKHLQALIESGLRCGVFVVLVCDQSKPWPTDMPMPHSEKVLQIDADSEGNWHLKTDGLESLPFESWESPPARLRDALVTNVGEAAVAASRVEIPLGSILKDDEAASGSTADGIEIPIGSQGANRHLDLDLGEGVRQHVLIAGKTGSGKSTLLHAIITSGAYRYTPDELQFYLLDFKKGVEFKPYADASFPHARVIGIESEREFGRSVLQRLDSELQHRGEQFRAVGVQELAEYRRSARKTMPRIMLVIDEFQELFVRDDRLAGDCAMLLDRLVRQGRSFGMHVVLSSQSLAGAYSLPRATLGQMAVRIAMQCSESDAALILADDNTAARLINRPGEAIYNDAGGLIEGNQPFQVAWLSNEAHRDLLQVIESRDAKYARSLPPAVVFEGNRPCRWTEALASAAKPVASPGAAPDLSLHGLLGEAVEIGPPVFVKLTRDTGRNLLLIAPPESRSAVVATCLASFQKSNSQLEVVYFDGNRVDDGESLNGWMAESGINFKSVKVRDAESEMVSLRDLVQSRMEAEQVWPPVVAVIDPMERFRDLRQEESFNFSLDAAGGSVSGSVALQDCLRDGPGVNVFACLVCGSAETLSRWLPRASQHDLELRVLGRMNASDSSMLIDSPIASELSAATMLLYDDADGRTRKFRQCDLPKPTEVHRWLES, via the coding sequence ATGAAAGATTCCTCCGTACGCCCCACCGGACTACTCGATCCGCGACGTCAACAGCGGTTGCTTGCGGCGTTGTCGCAACGGTTTCTGTCCAGCCTTCACGACCATCACGCGTTGCTTGAAACCCAGGCGGATCAATCCAGCGAACTTGAGAAAGAACTGCTGGCGGTTCGAACCGAGAAGACCGCGGATTGCCGATCCGAACGCCGCGAAATGCTGCAAGCGTGGGACGATGCGGATGAGAAACTCATTGGGCGGTACGAGTCGTTTGCGATCCAAAACCGCCAGGAACAGAATCGGCTAACCGCAGTCTATCGTCGGAAAACCGCTGAAGGAAAAGAGGCGATCGAGCGGAAGTATGTCGCGCGCTGCGATGCAATTCAACATCAATACGACAAACGCAAGGATCGTCCCGGCCAACAACGGGATCGCGAGGTTGCGGAGATCGACCGTTCACTGCATGCCATCGATACCGAAGTCGCAGCGGTCAGAGAACTGACGATCCAGCGTCTTGATCATTTGCCCGATCTGCCTCCAGCCGATTCTTCCGATGACGATCTGGGCGTTGCGGTACCGAAATCCGTGGGCGAATCCATTGAAGCGATTCACCACTTGACCGAACGATGCCGATCGGTTGCTCAACAAATGCATGCGGGATTGGCATCGAAGGTCGTCGATTCGTACATCCTTCCCTCCTGCGTGGCAATCGTCTGCGTGTTGTGGGCGATCCTTGTTTTTCTGTTTGGCCCAAGGCCGCCTTGGGTAACGATTATGGGCGGTGTCGCCCTTGCGGTGGTGATTGGCTTCCTCGTCTTCTTTGTGTTCCTGTGGCCTTTAAAGAAGATGACGCGGCAGCTTTACCCAGCGGTGGAACGGATCCTCCAAGCCGCGGATCGCAGCGCGGACCAGGGGCGTGGCATCGCGGCGAGAATCGCGTCGGACTCGGAGGCCGACTTGCTTTCAACGCGAAACAACCATTTGGCCATGGCCGTACGGTGGAAAAACGAGCAATTGCAACAGCTCGAAACAGCCCTGGAAATTGAACGTGAACATGCTCGAATCGCACTGATTGAATCGCTGCAGACTGAGAATCAGCGATTCAAAACCGAGCGTCATCAGATGTCCGAAACGATGCACGGCAAGGCGGATGCCGTTGCTCAGCACATTTCGGTTGAGTTGGCCGACGTGGATCAACAGCTCAATCATCGGCGTCAATTGGCATCGGCTCAGCGCGAGCGTGAGCGGACCCATTTGGTCCGCCGACTTGAACACGGAGTGCGAGGCGGATTGGCCCGGATCGACGAGATCCAGCAACACGTTCGGCGACGGTTTCCGGCTTGGCAACAGGTCATTGAGCAACACGCTTCACCCGCCGATGGAACCGATTTTATCCCGATTGGAACACTGCGCGTTGGCGAAAGTTTGCGGTCGGTGCTGGAAGATCGTGGGGCCGATCATGACGAGCAAGATCGTCCTCTCAGCGAGGTTCGTGCAGCGATCACGGAGGTCGACGTCCCCGAAGCGTTGCCCGTGGTCCTGCATCGACGATTGCATAGCGCGCTGGTGATCACGGCACCCCCCTCTTCGATGGCCGGTGCGATCGAAATGGCCCATCAAGTGCTTTGGCGACTGCTGACCGGAACCCCGGCCGCCAGGTGCAAGCTGACCCTGATCGATCCTCTCGGACGAGGCCAGAACTTTACCAGCTTTATGGCGCTCGCCGACCATGATCCCTCCCTTGTGGGGCATCGTGTTTGGACAAGCGATGCACAAATCAACGAGCGACTCAGTGAGCTGTCTCAACATGTGGAAGATGTCTTGCAGGCCAGCCTTCGTGATCGCTTCCAGCGAATCGAAGACTACAACGCATTGGCCGGTTCGATGGCGGAACCTTACCGTGCTATCGCTGCGATTGGATTTCCGGAAGGGCTTAACCGCGAGGGCTACAAGCATCTTCAAGCCTTGATCGAGAGCGGTTTGCGATGTGGTGTCTTCGTCGTATTGGTTTGCGATCAATCGAAGCCGTGGCCAACCGACATGCCGATGCCTCATTCGGAAAAGGTCTTACAGATTGACGCGGACTCTGAAGGAAATTGGCATCTCAAAACGGACGGATTGGAATCGTTGCCCTTCGAGTCTTGGGAGTCGCCGCCCGCGCGACTGCGAGACGCGCTTGTGACCAACGTGGGTGAAGCTGCGGTCGCAGCTTCGCGCGTTGAGATTCCGCTTGGTAGTATTTTAAAGGATGACGAAGCGGCATCGGGTTCGACCGCCGACGGGATCGAAATCCCGATTGGCAGTCAAGGGGCAAACCGTCATCTCGATCTCGATCTCGGTGAAGGCGTTCGGCAGCACGTTTTGATCGCGGGAAAGACGGGGTCGGGCAAGAGCACCCTGCTGCATGCGATCATCACCTCAGGCGCCTACCGCTACACGCCAGACGAATTGCAATTCTACCTTTTGGACTTTAAGAAGGGGGTTGAGTTTAAACCCTACGCCGATGCCAGTTTCCCACACGCCCGGGTCATCGGAATCGAGAGCGAGCGTGAATTCGGCCGCAGTGTGCTGCAGCGTCTTGATTCGGAACTGCAACATCGTGGTGAACAATTCCGTGCCGTTGGTGTGCAAGAACTCGCTGAGTATCGTCGATCGGCTCGCAAAACGATGCCTCGGATCATGTTGGTGATCGACGAGTTTCAGGAGCTTTTCGTCCGAGACGACCGGTTGGCAGGTGATTGTGCGATGTTGCTCGATCGCTTGGTCCGACAAGGTCGATCTTTCGGGATGCACGTGGTGCTCAGCAGTCAATCGTTAGCCGGAGCCTATTCTCTGCCGCGTGCGACGCTTGGGCAAATGGCGGTTCGAATCGCAATGCAATGTAGCGAATCGGATGCCGCTTTGATCCTGGCGGATGACAACACCGCCGCGCGGCTGATCAATCGTCCAGGAGAAGCAATCTACAACGACGCAGGTGGACTGATCGAAGGCAATCAGCCTTTTCAAGTCGCTTGGCTGTCAAACGAAGCCCATCGAGATTTGTTGCAGGTCATTGAGTCGCGAGATGCAAAGTACGCCCGATCGTTACCGCCGGCAGTGGTGTTCGAAGGGAACCGTCCATGCCGCTGGACCGAGGCGCTTGCTTCCGCAGCAAAACCGGTTGCGTCGCCCGGCGCAGCGCCGGACCTTTCGCTGCACGGGTTGCTGGGCGAAGCGGTCGAGATTGGTCCTCCCGTATTCGTCAAGTTGACACGAGATACGGGGCGCAATTTGCTGCTCATCGCTCCGCCTGAATCGCGAAGCGCCGTCGTCGCGACCTGTTTGGCAAGTTTTCAGAAATCGAATTCCCAGTTGGAAGTGGTTTACTTTGACGGTAACCGCGTCGATGACGGCGAATCCTTGAACGGCTGGATGGCGGAATCCGGTATCAACTTCAAGTCGGTGAAGGTGCGTGACGCCGAGTCCGAAATGGTTTCGCTTCGTGATTTGGTTCAATCACGAATGGAAGCCGAGCAGGTTTGGCCCCCCGTCGTGGCGGTGATTGATCCGATGGAACGGTTCCGCGATTTGCGACAGGAGGAATCCTTCAATTTCTCGCTCGACGCCGCGGGCGGGTCGGTCAGCGGATCGGTGGCGTTACAGGATTGCTTGCGAGACGGTCCCGGCGTGAATGTGTTCGCGTGTCTCGTGTGCGGATCAGCCGAGACACTCTCGCGTTGGTTACCACGCGCGTCGCAGCATGATTTGGAGTTGAGAGTCCTTGGACGCATGAACGCATCGGATTCTTCCATGTTGATTGACTCGCCGATCGCGTCTGAACTCTCGGCGGCAACGATGTTGCTGTATGATGACGCAGACGGTCGAACTCGGAAGTTTCGGCAATGCGATTTGCCCAAACCAACCGAGGTTCACCGCTGGCTCGAGTCGTGA
- a CDS encoding SET domain-containing protein, whose amino-acid sequence MTPLDKKRRKKLQAILDKNHGYRDYHDNDVAVGKIGKYGSGVFAQRQFLPGELVIEVHGQLLSQKNYDGSSYVMEVNKDWFLEPAIPAAFLNHSCDPNCELVHLTKWTMGLVAICNIEAETQITFDYRWTAFEGVPKCQCGSPVCRGWVVAAEDVKKMERIAKRKKKKS is encoded by the coding sequence ATGACGCCGCTTGATAAGAAACGCCGCAAAAAGTTGCAGGCGATTTTGGACAAAAATCACGGGTATCGTGATTACCACGATAACGATGTGGCAGTTGGCAAAATCGGCAAGTACGGTTCGGGGGTCTTCGCGCAACGTCAATTCTTGCCTGGCGAATTGGTTATCGAAGTGCATGGCCAATTACTAAGTCAGAAAAACTACGATGGCTCCAGTTATGTGATGGAGGTCAACAAGGATTGGTTCTTGGAACCCGCCATTCCCGCAGCTTTTTTGAACCATTCGTGTGACCCGAATTGTGAGCTTGTGCACCTCACGAAATGGACCATGGGGTTGGTTGCGATTTGCAACATTGAGGCGGAAACACAGATCACATTCGATTACCGCTGGACCGCATTTGAAGGAGTCCCCAAATGCCAATGCGGATCCCCCGTTTGTCGCGGCTGGGTCGTCGCAGCAGAAGACGTCAAGAAGATGGAACGCATCGCAAAGCGAAAAAAGAAGAAATCCTAA
- a CDS encoding alpha/beta hydrolase — MAAPPAEKPEPDEKIAYKNVDNAELMLHVFRPSDEDGVKGKRKAIVFFFGGGWNGGTPAQFYAQSRHLTEHGLVAICADYRTASRHKTTPKQCVQDGKSALRWIRSHANELGIDPEWIAAGGGSAGGHVAATTATASNINEPGEDTTVSCRPRALVLFNPVFDNGPDGYGYERVKDYWKDFSPLHNLSADMPPTLVMFGTQDKLVPVKTAQRFQQEMQELGIRCELRLYENDAHGFFNTKRYDETVRDMDQFLQSLGFFE, encoded by the coding sequence GTGGCCGCTCCACCAGCTGAGAAGCCTGAACCGGATGAAAAAATCGCCTACAAAAACGTCGACAATGCTGAGTTGATGCTGCACGTGTTCCGGCCAAGCGACGAGGACGGTGTGAAGGGAAAACGCAAAGCCATCGTCTTCTTCTTTGGTGGCGGATGGAACGGCGGAACACCTGCACAATTCTATGCTCAAAGTCGCCACTTAACCGAGCACGGATTGGTTGCGATTTGTGCGGACTACCGCACCGCATCACGACACAAGACAACACCCAAGCAATGCGTGCAGGATGGCAAATCGGCGCTGCGATGGATTCGCAGCCATGCCAATGAATTGGGTATCGATCCCGAATGGATTGCTGCCGGCGGTGGGTCGGCGGGAGGTCATGTTGCAGCCACGACGGCAACGGCCAGCAACATCAATGAGCCTGGCGAAGACACCACCGTCTCCTGCCGCCCTCGTGCTCTCGTTCTGTTCAACCCCGTGTTTGACAACGGTCCCGACGGATATGGATACGAACGTGTCAAGGACTATTGGAAGGACTTTTCACCGCTACACAACTTGAGCGCGGACATGCCACCCACGTTGGTCATGTTTGGCACCCAAGACAAACTCGTTCCTGTCAAGACAGCACAACGGTTCCAGCAGGAGATGCAGGAACTGGGAATTCGTTGCGAACTGCGCCTTTACGAAAACGACGCGCATGGGTTTTTTAACACGAAACGATACGATGAGACCGTACGTGACATGGATCAGTTCCTGCAATCGCTCGGGTTTTTCGAATGA